From one Planctomycetia bacterium genomic stretch:
- a CDS encoding replication-associated recombination protein A: MPSLFEAAEADNRRQAEPLAARMRPRTLGEFAGQQQFLGEGKLLRRLLKADRLGSVIFYGPPGTGKTTLARLLAIESKCHFVQLNAVTSGVKELREVLEQARDRLAAEGRKTLLFIDEIHRFNRSQQDVLLPDVEDGGVVLVGATTQNPFFSINSALVSRSRVFQFEALSNEDIIALLKRALADVERGLGKHRVEVAPGAFEFLAEVSDGDARRALSALEIGVLSSDEQPVRFTRALAEESVQRKTVEYDATGDSHYDAASALIKSIRGSDPDAAIYWLARMLEGGEDVRFLARRIVISASEDIGNADPQALPIAVAAMQATEFVGLPECQLPLAQAVTYLACAPKSNAATVAIGEARRDIKEGRLLPVPVHLRDQHYAGAKRMGHGEGYEYAHDAAGGVAAQDYLGVDREYYRPVPRGFELELAQRLETIRARLREGKRGE, from the coding sequence ATGCCCTCCCTCTTCGAAGCCGCCGAAGCCGATAACCGCCGCCAGGCCGAGCCGCTTGCGGCGCGGATGCGGCCGCGGACGCTCGGCGAGTTCGCCGGGCAGCAGCAGTTTCTTGGCGAAGGGAAGTTGCTGCGGCGATTGCTCAAGGCCGATCGGCTTGGCTCGGTGATTTTCTATGGACCGCCGGGGACTGGAAAGACCACGTTGGCGCGGCTGTTGGCGATTGAGAGCAAGTGCCATTTTGTGCAGCTCAATGCCGTAACGAGCGGCGTGAAGGAATTGCGCGAAGTGTTGGAGCAAGCCCGAGATCGGCTCGCGGCCGAGGGGCGGAAGACGTTGCTGTTTATCGACGAAATCCACCGCTTCAATCGCTCGCAGCAGGATGTGTTGTTGCCGGACGTCGAGGACGGCGGCGTCGTGCTCGTGGGCGCGACGACGCAGAACCCGTTCTTCTCGATCAACAGCGCGCTCGTGAGCCGAAGCCGTGTGTTTCAATTCGAGGCGCTCTCGAACGAGGACATCATCGCGCTCTTGAAACGCGCGTTGGCGGATGTGGAACGCGGACTCGGAAAACATCGCGTCGAGGTCGCGCCGGGCGCATTCGAGTTCCTGGCCGAAGTGAGCGACGGCGATGCACGCCGGGCGCTATCGGCGCTCGAAATCGGTGTGCTGTCGAGCGACGAGCAACCGGTGCGATTCACCCGCGCGCTGGCCGAAGAGAGCGTGCAGCGCAAAACGGTGGAATACGACGCGACGGGCGATTCGCACTACGACGCCGCGAGCGCGCTGATCAAGAGCATTCGCGGCAGCGACCCGGACGCGGCAATCTACTGGCTCGCGCGCATGTTAGAAGGAGGCGAAGACGTGCGTTTCCTCGCGCGGCGCATTGTCATCAGCGCCAGCGAGGATATCGGCAACGCCGACCCCCAAGCGCTGCCGATCGCCGTGGCCGCCATGCAAGCGACGGAATTCGTCGGCCTCCCGGAGTGCCAACTACCGCTGGCGCAAGCGGTCACGTATCTGGCCTGTGCGCCAAAGTCAAACGCCGCGACGGTGGCGATCGGCGAAGCGCGGCGCGATATCAAGGAAGGGAGATTGCTGCCTGTGCCCGTGCATTTGCGCGATCAGCATTACGCCGGCGCGAAGCGGATGGGCCACGGTGAAGGCTACGAATACGCCCACGACGCCGCAGGAGGCGTCGCGGCGCAGGACTATCTCGGCGTCGACCGCGAATACTACCGCCCCGTCCCACGCGGCTTCGAGTTGGAACTGGCGCAGCGCTTGGAAACGATTCGAGCGAGGCTCCGCGAAGGGAAACGGGGCGAATAG
- a CDS encoding PH domain-containing protein gives MQQAITGVSPPEQSEVGIATVWPSIAVTALGRWLGRRFENNTVIGPLHLSIGRVWVLMSIPLALKLYFFNLLPFRCRRYRLTNRRVIIQKGLAGVDERWCLLGDFDEIQIVVQPGQSWYRCGDMVFTKGKVESLRLAAVPHPESFRSTCLKAQRSYTSVKKFAAK, from the coding sequence ATGCAACAAGCGATTACAGGCGTTTCACCCCCGGAACAGTCCGAGGTCGGCATCGCCACGGTGTGGCCGAGCATTGCCGTGACCGCTTTGGGACGGTGGCTGGGCCGGCGTTTCGAAAACAACACGGTGATCGGCCCGTTGCACCTGTCGATCGGCCGCGTCTGGGTGCTGATGTCGATTCCGCTCGCGCTCAAGCTCTATTTCTTCAATCTGCTGCCCTTCCGCTGCCGGCGCTACCGGCTGACCAATCGTCGCGTCATCATCCAGAAAGGGCTCGCGGGCGTCGACGAGCGCTGGTGCCTGCTGGGGGATTTTGACGAGATCCAAATCGTCGTTCAGCCCGGCCAGAGCTGGTATCGCTGCGGCGACATGGTCTTCACGAAAGGCAAAGTGGAAAGCCTCCGCCTGGCCGCGGTCCCGCACCCGGAGTCGTTCCGCTCAACGTGCTTGAAGGCGCAACGCTCGTATACTTCGGTGAAGAAGTTCGCGGCGAAGTAG